A window of the Streptomyces finlayi genome harbors these coding sequences:
- the pflA gene encoding pyruvate formate-lyase-activating protein, translating into MSNVTTGRIHSWDLSTGVDGPGTRFVLFVSGCPLRCLYCANPDTWHMRDGREATVDEMMAEIGKYRGFITTAGGGVTLTGGEPLLQSAFTGTLLRRCKEAGLHTALDTSGLLGARASDELLADTDLVLLDIKSFDITTYEKLTGGALAPTLSFVTRLERLGKRVWIRYVLVPGWTDDESAIDGLAAFLSGLGCVERVDVLPFHKLGAAKYDALGIPFPLRDTPVPDPALVDRVRGQFRERGLVAH; encoded by the coding sequence GTGAGCAACGTGACCACAGGCCGGATCCACTCCTGGGACCTGTCCACCGGCGTGGACGGTCCCGGGACCCGGTTCGTGCTGTTCGTGAGCGGCTGCCCGCTGCGCTGCCTGTACTGCGCCAATCCCGACACCTGGCACATGCGCGACGGGCGGGAGGCCACCGTCGACGAGATGATGGCGGAGATCGGCAAGTACCGGGGCTTCATCACCACGGCCGGGGGCGGGGTCACCCTCACCGGTGGTGAACCCCTGCTCCAGTCGGCCTTCACCGGGACGCTCCTGCGCCGCTGCAAGGAGGCCGGTCTGCACACGGCCCTCGACACCTCCGGCCTCCTGGGTGCCCGGGCCTCGGACGAGCTCCTCGCCGACACCGATCTGGTGCTCCTCGACATCAAGTCCTTCGACATCACCACCTACGAGAAGCTGACCGGCGGCGCACTCGCTCCCACTCTCAGCTTCGTGACCCGTCTCGAGCGGCTGGGCAAGCGGGTGTGGATCAGGTACGTCCTGGTGCCCGGCTGGACCGACGACGAGTCCGCCATCGACGGACTCGCCGCGTTCCTCTCGGGCCTGGGCTGCGTGGAGCGGGTCGACGTCCTTCCGTTCCACAAGCTCGGCGCCGCCAAGTACGACGCGCTGGGCATCCCCTTCCCCTTGCGCGACACTCCGGTTCCCGACCCGGCGCTGGTGGACCGGGTACGGGGTCAGTTCCGCGAGCGTGGGCTCGTGGCCCATTGA
- the pflB gene encoding formate C-acetyltransferase — translation MTTTVTAVPRTADAWRQFTGSGWRARIDVRDFIQANYTPYEGDASFLTGATDRTRAVWEKVSALFPEERRRGVLDVDTATPSTITSHAPGWIDRDRELIVGLQTDAPLKRAIMPNGGLRMVENGLKAYGYEPDPFVTRVFDTYRKTHNAGVFDAYTPAMRAARRVGIITGLPDAYGRGRIIGDYRRVALYGTDRLIGAKRAERAGLDARPSTADVIRDREELAEQVRALGELTAMAATYGCDVSRPAATAHEAVQWLYLGYLAAVKEQNGAAMSLGRTSTFLDVYLQRDLDEGLLDETRAQELIDDFVIKLRIVRFLRTPEYDSLFSGDPTWVTESIGGVGADGRPLVTRTSFRFLQTLYNLGPAPEPNLTVLWSPRLPDGFKQFCAQLSIDTSAVQYESDDLMRERTGDDTAIACCVSAMEVGRQMQFFGARVNLAKALLYAVNGGRDEMTGDQITPEMPPLTGEYLDYDELSAAYDRVLDWLAQTYVDALNVIHYMHDKYAYERIEMALHDYPVHRFMACGIAGLSVAADSLSAVRHARVKVFRDRTGLAVDFRTEGEFPAYGNNDDRADSIAVELVESFMAKVRRHPAYRDAEHTQSVLTITSNVVYGKHTGNTPDGRRAGQPFAPGANPMNGRDKHGVAASALSVAKLPYEAARDGISLTTTITPEGLGHVPGERAGHLVGILDAYVAAGGFHMNVNVLNRAVLEDAMEHPENYPELTIRVSGYAVNFVRLTREQQLDVISRTFHGAL, via the coding sequence ATGACCACGACGGTGACAGCCGTCCCCCGGACCGCCGACGCCTGGCGACAGTTCACCGGGAGCGGTTGGCGCGCGCGCATCGACGTGCGTGACTTCATCCAGGCCAACTACACGCCCTACGAAGGCGACGCCTCCTTCCTGACCGGTGCCACGGACCGCACACGGGCGGTATGGGAAAAGGTCAGCGCGCTGTTCCCCGAGGAGCGGCGCAGGGGAGTCCTCGACGTGGACACCGCCACCCCCTCCACGATCACCTCGCACGCCCCTGGCTGGATCGACCGCGACCGTGAGCTGATCGTCGGCCTGCAGACCGACGCCCCGCTGAAGCGGGCGATCATGCCCAACGGCGGCCTGCGCATGGTGGAGAACGGGCTGAAGGCGTACGGCTACGAGCCCGACCCGTTCGTGACGAGGGTGTTCGACACCTACCGCAAGACCCACAACGCCGGCGTCTTCGACGCCTACACCCCGGCGATGCGCGCCGCCCGCAGGGTCGGCATCATCACCGGCCTGCCGGACGCCTACGGCCGCGGCCGGATCATCGGCGACTACCGGCGCGTCGCCCTCTACGGCACCGACCGGCTCATCGGGGCCAAGCGTGCCGAACGTGCCGGCCTCGACGCCAGGCCGTCCACCGCGGACGTCATCCGTGACCGGGAGGAACTCGCCGAACAGGTCCGGGCACTGGGCGAGCTGACGGCCATGGCGGCGACGTACGGCTGTGACGTCAGCCGTCCTGCGGCTACCGCGCACGAGGCCGTGCAGTGGCTCTACCTCGGCTACCTGGCCGCCGTGAAGGAGCAGAACGGCGCGGCGATGTCGCTCGGCCGGACCTCCACCTTCCTGGACGTCTACCTCCAGCGAGACCTGGACGAGGGACTCCTCGACGAGACGCGTGCCCAGGAACTGATCGACGACTTCGTCATCAAGCTCCGCATCGTCCGCTTCCTGCGCACCCCCGAGTACGACTCGCTGTTCTCCGGCGACCCGACCTGGGTGACGGAGTCCATCGGCGGCGTCGGCGCAGACGGCCGCCCGCTGGTCACCCGAACCTCCTTCCGCTTCCTGCAGACGCTCTACAACCTCGGCCCCGCCCCGGAACCGAACCTCACCGTGCTGTGGTCGCCGCGGCTTCCGGACGGCTTCAAGCAGTTCTGCGCCCAGTTGTCCATCGACACCAGCGCCGTCCAGTACGAGTCGGACGACCTGATGCGCGAACGCACCGGCGACGACACCGCGATCGCCTGCTGCGTCTCCGCCATGGAGGTGGGCAGGCAGATGCAGTTCTTCGGAGCCCGCGTCAACCTCGCGAAGGCACTGCTGTATGCCGTCAACGGTGGCCGGGACGAGATGACCGGCGACCAGATCACCCCCGAGATGCCGCCCCTGACCGGTGAGTACCTGGACTACGACGAGCTGTCGGCCGCCTACGACCGCGTCCTGGACTGGCTCGCGCAGACGTACGTCGACGCGCTCAACGTCATCCACTACATGCACGACAAGTACGCCTACGAGCGCATCGAGATGGCGCTGCACGACTATCCGGTCCACCGCTTCATGGCCTGCGGCATCGCCGGTCTGTCGGTCGCCGCGGACAGCCTGTCCGCGGTCAGGCACGCACGCGTCAAAGTCTTCCGCGACCGGACGGGACTGGCCGTCGACTTCCGTACCGAGGGGGAGTTCCCCGCGTACGGCAACAACGACGACCGTGCCGACAGCATCGCCGTCGAGCTGGTGGAGTCGTTCATGGCGAAGGTGCGCCGGCACCCCGCCTACCGGGACGCGGAGCACACCCAGTCCGTGCTGACCATCACCTCCAACGTCGTGTACGGCAAGCACACCGGCAACACCCCTGACGGCCGGCGAGCCGGACAGCCCTTCGCTCCCGGCGCCAACCCGATGAACGGCCGCGACAAGCACGGAGTCGCCGCCTCGGCCCTCTCGGTGGCCAAACTGCCCTACGAGGCGGCACGGGACGGCATCTCCCTGACCACCACGATCACCCCGGAGGGTCTGGGGCACGTCCCCGGGGAGCGCGCCGGTCATCTGGTCGGCATCCTCGACGCCTACGTGGCCGCGGGCGGCTTCCACATGAACGTCAACGTGCTGAACCGGGCCGTGCTGGAGGACGCCATGGAGCACCCGGAGAACTACCCCGAGCTCACCATCAGGGTCTCCGGATACGCGGTGAACTTCGTCCGCCTGACCCGCGAGCAGCAGCTCGACGTGATCAGCCGCACCTTCCACGGAGCACTGTGA
- a CDS encoding DUF2249 domain-containing protein, giving the protein MSVLTLASDPKDATALEAAEAHHARLAGELAGRVTMLLTAVDRDPGAAEKIHAGLVTFCDRSLLPHAAAEEAVLYPVAHGMPEARLLIEGLIGEHRCLTALVDALRTASGPAGAAADARALQVLFEEHVAKENGLVLPLLAITPEVSLAELLADTHRRLARDVPATGTEGAQNTEEGQDPRERAEETGGCGGVCGCGDEEEEAEPELDVREVPHALRHATVFGALDAVPAGTAMVLVAPHDPLPLLAQIEQRGPGTFSVEYLERGPEVWRLRLSHR; this is encoded by the coding sequence ATGAGCGTGCTCACCCTCGCCTCGGACCCCAAGGACGCCACGGCTCTCGAAGCCGCCGAGGCACACCACGCCCGGCTGGCCGGGGAACTGGCCGGACGCGTCACGATGCTGCTCACGGCCGTGGACCGCGACCCGGGCGCCGCCGAGAAGATCCACGCCGGTCTCGTCACCTTCTGCGACCGCTCGCTGCTGCCGCACGCCGCGGCCGAGGAAGCCGTGCTCTACCCCGTGGCCCACGGCATGCCCGAGGCCCGTCTGCTCATCGAGGGCCTGATCGGCGAACACCGTTGCCTCACCGCCCTCGTCGACGCCCTGCGCACCGCATCCGGCCCGGCGGGCGCGGCGGCCGACGCCAGGGCCCTGCAGGTGCTCTTCGAGGAGCACGTGGCCAAGGAGAACGGCCTCGTGCTGCCCCTGCTCGCCATCACGCCCGAGGTCTCCCTGGCCGAGCTGCTCGCGGACACGCACCGCCGGCTCGCGAGGGACGTGCCTGCCACGGGCACCGAAGGGGCTCAGAACACCGAGGAAGGACAGGACCCGCGGGAACGGGCCGAGGAGACCGGCGGTTGCGGGGGAGTCTGCGGCTGCGGTGACGAGGAGGAGGAGGCCGAACCCGAACTGGACGTGCGGGAGGTGCCGCACGCCCTGCGCCACGCGACGGTCTTCGGCGCGCTCGACGCCGTCCCGGCGGGCACCGCCATGGTGCTGGTCGCCCCGCACGACCCCCTGCCGCTGCTCGCCCAGATCGAGCAGCGCGGCCCCGGCACGTTCTCGGTGGAGTACCTGGAACGCGGCCCCGAGGTCTGGCGGCTGAGGCTCAGCCACCGCTGA
- a CDS encoding multicopper oxidase domain-containing protein, protein MTSIEARPPTGTGNGNGSEPGTYPNRFRASRVKARHLRAHVLVVAWLAAALLAVAAQGTLPVARWLAVHMFLLGAVTTAILIWSEHFAVALLHAKVPDARWSAARLGTANLAVAGLIVGMWTASPALTAVSATLLVAAAVAHLVMLIRLGRGALGGRLKPIVAYYRVATAALIAGAVLGGLLATGGAGGPDRYAGLRLAHIHVTLLGWIGLPVLGTLFMLWPTVLGVRMKDRTTKVSRWVLWLTGSGLLVAVAALALGLRRPAAAGLALYAGGAALAVNLLVRTVRGSRPVSAAAAWMIAAATCWLLIAVATDLAWLAARPLAEAQAGFDALLPVLLIGFVAQILIGALTYLLPVVLSSGPKDRAAVRTVLERGRLPRLVALNTGVALTALPLSGPAATAGVLLAALSGATFLVLTTVVLVRSGRAPSRDAGTGSASRRPAVWGTAAGVVLTVLAVLVANSGGDTDEPAVASATGGGAVAATRTVDVTLADMRVRPARIEVAAGTVLRLKVTNDDARRHDLKVADGPATPMLAQGDTRVLDVGPVTRNREAWCTLPGHKAAGMTMDIVVKGHDGTAKDSGEHEGHASAADSTGLDLSADFSTGWRARDADLAPAPGGTVHTSELRAAHTMVEVAPGVRQQMWTFGGTAPGPTLRGKVGDVFEITLVNDDTGMGHGIDFHAGALAPDRPMRTLDPGERLVYRFRAEKAGAWLYHCSTTPMLQHIGNGMYGAVVIDPPGLAEVDHEYLLVSSALYLGTPGSTAQVAKMRENTPDAWAFNGVANQYAQQPLKVKAGERARFWVVAAGPSDPIAFHIVGTVFDTVYKEGAHLLEPGQPGGAQVLDLAPAQGGFVETTFPGAGHYAFVDHDMRHAEAGAHGMVEVRK, encoded by the coding sequence ATGACCAGCATCGAGGCCCGGCCGCCCACCGGCACCGGGAACGGGAACGGGAGTGAGCCCGGTACGTACCCGAACAGGTTCAGGGCCTCGCGTGTGAAGGCCCGGCATCTGCGCGCCCACGTCCTGGTCGTGGCATGGCTGGCGGCGGCCCTGCTCGCGGTCGCGGCGCAGGGGACGTTGCCGGTGGCCCGGTGGCTGGCCGTGCACATGTTCCTGCTCGGCGCAGTCACCACGGCCATCCTGATCTGGAGCGAGCACTTCGCCGTCGCCCTGCTGCACGCCAAGGTCCCCGACGCACGATGGAGTGCCGCCCGGCTCGGGACCGCCAACCTCGCCGTGGCCGGGCTGATCGTCGGGATGTGGACCGCGTCGCCGGCGCTGACCGCTGTCTCCGCCACGCTGCTGGTGGCCGCGGCCGTCGCACATCTGGTGATGCTGATCCGCCTCGGGCGGGGTGCGCTCGGAGGGCGGCTCAAGCCGATCGTCGCCTACTACCGGGTGGCCACGGCGGCCTTGATCGCGGGTGCCGTCCTCGGCGGGTTGCTGGCCACCGGCGGTGCCGGGGGGCCCGACCGGTACGCCGGGCTGCGCCTGGCCCACATCCACGTCACTCTGCTCGGCTGGATCGGTCTGCCCGTCCTGGGCACGCTGTTCATGCTGTGGCCGACCGTGCTGGGCGTACGGATGAAGGACCGCACCACGAAGGTGTCGCGGTGGGTGCTGTGGCTCACCGGCAGCGGACTGCTGGTGGCGGTCGCCGCTCTGGCGCTCGGCCTCCGCCGGCCGGCCGCGGCGGGCCTCGCCCTCTACGCCGGGGGAGCGGCCCTCGCCGTCAACCTCCTCGTCCGTACCGTACGCGGCAGCCGGCCCGTCTCCGCGGCGGCGGCCTGGATGATCGCCGCGGCCACCTGCTGGCTGCTGATCGCGGTGGCGACGGATCTGGCATGGCTGGCCGCACGGCCGCTCGCGGAAGCACAGGCCGGGTTCGACGCTCTGCTCCCGGTGCTGCTGATCGGCTTCGTCGCGCAGATCCTGATCGGCGCGCTCACCTATCTGCTGCCGGTCGTCCTCAGCAGTGGTCCCAAGGACCGGGCGGCCGTACGGACAGTGCTGGAGCGGGGCCGGCTGCCACGGCTGGTGGCGCTCAACACCGGTGTCGCGCTCACGGCGCTCCCGCTGTCCGGCCCGGCCGCGACGGCCGGCGTGCTGCTGGCCGCTCTGTCCGGCGCCACGTTCCTGGTCCTGACGACGGTCGTCCTCGTCCGCAGCGGCCGGGCACCTTCGCGGGACGCGGGCACGGGCAGCGCGTCACGGCGTCCCGCCGTGTGGGGCACTGCCGCGGGCGTCGTCCTGACCGTTCTCGCTGTGCTCGTGGCCAACAGCGGCGGGGACACCGACGAACCGGCGGTCGCCTCCGCGACGGGAGGCGGCGCCGTCGCCGCGACCCGCACGGTCGACGTCACCCTCGCCGACATGCGCGTCCGCCCCGCCCGGATCGAGGTCGCGGCAGGCACCGTCCTGCGTCTGAAGGTCACCAACGACGACGCCCGGCGTCACGACCTCAAGGTGGCGGACGGCCCCGCCACCCCGATGCTCGCCCAGGGCGACACCCGCGTGCTGGATGTCGGACCGGTCACCAGGAACCGTGAGGCCTGGTGCACCCTGCCAGGTCACAAGGCGGCCGGGATGACGATGGACATCGTCGTCAAGGGCCACGACGGCACGGCGAAGGACAGCGGCGAACACGAGGGACACGCATCGGCCGCCGACAGCACCGGCCTGGACCTCTCCGCGGACTTCTCCACCGGCTGGCGGGCACGCGACGCCGATCTGGCGCCCGCGCCCGGCGGGACGGTCCACACATCCGAACTGCGCGCCGCGCACACCATGGTCGAAGTGGCTCCGGGCGTGAGGCAGCAGATGTGGACCTTCGGCGGCACCGCACCCGGCCCCACCCTGCGCGGCAAGGTCGGCGACGTCTTCGAGATCACGCTCGTCAACGACGACACCGGCATGGGCCACGGCATCGACTTCCATGCCGGCGCCCTCGCCCCCGACAGGCCCATGCGCACCCTCGACCCGGGCGAACGACTCGTCTACCGCTTCCGCGCCGAGAAGGCCGGAGCGTGGTTGTACCACTGCAGCACCACACCGATGCTCCAGCACATCGGCAACGGGATGTACGGCGCCGTCGTCATCGACCCACCCGGCCTGGCGGAGGTGGACCACGAGTACCTGCTGGTCTCCTCCGCGCTCTACCTCGGTACCCCCGGCAGCACCGCCCAGGTGGCGAAGATGCGGGAGAACACCCCGGACGCATGGGCGTTCAACGGCGTGGCCAACCAGTACGCCCAGCAGCCCTTGAAGGTGAAGGCCGGTGAGCGGGCCCGCTTCTGGGTGGTCGCCGCGGGGCCCAGCGACCCAATCGCCTTCCACATCGTCGGCACCGTGTTCGACACCGTGTACAAGGAAGGAGCCCATCTCCTGGAACCGGGTCAGCCGGGCGGCGCACAGGTCCTGGACCTCGCTCCGGCGCAGGGCGGATTCGTCGAGACGACATTCCCCGGTGCCGGCCACTACGCCTTCGTCGACCACGACATGCGCCACGCCGAAGCAGGCGCGCACGGCATGGTGGAGGTGCGCAAGTAG
- a CDS encoding nitrate reductase subunit alpha, translating into MENEQNARRKASPTGEGWPLAARRLLTRREVSADGRAVFGEGDPKWESFYRDRWAHDKVVRSTHGVNCTGSCSWMVYVKDGIITWEHQATDYPSIGTDCPEYEPRGCPRGASFSWYTYSPSRVRYPYVRGALLKLWREARKRLGDPVAAWAEITGDPAKARAYKRARGKGGLVRAGWEEVSELIAAAQVHTVKEYGPDRVAGFSPIPAMSMASFAAGARFHSLIGGTLLSFYDWYADLPIASPQVFGDQTDVPESADWWNAGYLIMWGSNIPVTRTPDAHFMTETRYNGTKVVAVSPDYADNVKHADEWMAPHPGTDGALAMAMGHVILREFLVDREVPYFQDYMRKFTDAPFLVTLREHEHGLVPDGFLTAADLGHEEENAHSKTVLLDSATGEPVVPNGSLGFRWGETGEGRWNLDLGEVIPELTLLERAEETAEVALPRFDEGATEGGSTMLRGVPVRRVAGRLVTTVFDLMLAQYGVVRPGLPGSWPTGYDDASQPYTPAWQETITSVPAVQAARIGREFARNAERTQGRSMIAMGAGTNHWFHSDTIYRAFLALTTMTGCQGVNGGGWAHYVGQEKVRPVTGQQHLSFAFDWQRPTRHMAGTSYWYLNSDQWRYEAFGPDELASPLGSGRFKGKAFADTLAQAVRLGWTPGHPGFNRNPLDVTDEAAAAGRPVAEHIVDELKSGRLRFAVEDPDDPANFPRVLTVWRANLLGSSGKGNEYFLRHLLGTDAAVRSEETPPEGRPKDVVWRDEAPEGKLDLLVTMDFRMTSTGLLSDVVLPAATWYEKDDLSSTDMHPFVHAFTPAIAPPWQARTDYDTFLTMADKFSELAAEHLGTRTDVIAVPLLHDTPDELAQPGGTVRDWKNGECEPIPGRTMPKLVVIERDYAAVAQKMRAIGPLLDTLGTTTKGVTVHPNQEIDELRRHNGAVREGIAAGRPSLATASDMCEAILALSGTTNGRLATEGFRELERQTGSKGLVELASEREAERITFADTRTQPRAVITSYEWSGSETGGRRYSPFVINTEHKKPWHTLTGRQHFFVQHDWIAELGEQLPVYRPPLNSPRHYGDEHLHDSGRAEVTVRYLTPHSKWSIHSNYQDNKYMLDLSRGGPTIWMSTEDAEKIGVKDNEWIEAYNRNGVVAARAVVTHRMPEGTVYMHHAQDRNVNVPKTEVSGKRGGIHNSLTRLLLKPTHLAGGYAQFTYAFNYYGPTGNQRDEVTVIRRRSQQVEY; encoded by the coding sequence ATGGAGAACGAGCAGAACGCACGGCGCAAGGCGTCGCCCACCGGAGAAGGCTGGCCGCTGGCGGCCCGCAGACTGCTGACACGCCGCGAGGTGTCGGCCGACGGCCGGGCCGTGTTCGGCGAGGGCGACCCGAAGTGGGAGAGTTTCTACCGGGACCGGTGGGCCCACGACAAGGTGGTGCGTTCCACGCACGGGGTCAACTGCACCGGGTCCTGTTCGTGGATGGTGTACGTCAAGGACGGCATCATCACGTGGGAGCACCAGGCCACCGACTACCCGTCCATCGGCACGGACTGCCCCGAGTACGAGCCCCGCGGCTGCCCGCGCGGGGCGTCGTTCTCCTGGTACACCTACTCGCCCAGCAGGGTCCGCTACCCGTACGTGCGCGGCGCGTTGCTGAAACTGTGGCGTGAGGCCCGCAAGCGCCTCGGTGACCCGGTGGCGGCCTGGGCCGAGATCACCGGCGACCCGGCCAAGGCCCGCGCGTACAAGCGGGCCCGCGGGAAGGGCGGCCTGGTGCGCGCCGGCTGGGAGGAGGTCAGCGAGCTGATCGCCGCCGCCCAGGTGCACACCGTGAAGGAGTACGGCCCCGACCGCGTCGCCGGCTTCTCTCCGATCCCCGCGATGTCCATGGCGTCGTTCGCGGCCGGGGCGAGGTTCCACTCGCTGATCGGCGGCACCCTGCTGTCCTTCTACGACTGGTACGCCGACCTGCCGATCGCCTCGCCGCAGGTGTTCGGCGACCAGACCGACGTGCCGGAGTCCGCTGACTGGTGGAACGCCGGCTATCTGATCATGTGGGGCTCCAACATCCCCGTGACCCGTACGCCGGACGCGCACTTCATGACCGAGACCCGTTACAACGGCACCAAGGTCGTCGCGGTCAGCCCCGACTACGCCGACAACGTCAAGCACGCCGACGAGTGGATGGCCCCGCACCCCGGCACGGACGGGGCGCTGGCGATGGCCATGGGCCACGTGATCCTGCGCGAGTTCCTCGTCGACCGCGAGGTCCCCTACTTCCAGGACTACATGCGGAAGTTCACCGACGCGCCGTTCCTGGTGACCCTGCGCGAACACGAGCACGGTCTCGTCCCCGACGGGTTCCTGACGGCGGCCGACCTGGGCCACGAGGAGGAGAACGCCCACTCCAAGACCGTTCTCCTCGACTCGGCCACCGGCGAACCGGTCGTGCCGAACGGCTCGCTCGGCTTCCGGTGGGGGGAGACGGGCGAGGGCCGCTGGAACCTCGACCTCGGCGAGGTGATACCCGAACTGACGCTGCTGGAGCGGGCGGAGGAGACGGCCGAGGTGGCACTGCCCCGTTTCGACGAGGGCGCCACCGAGGGTGGTTCCACCATGCTGCGCGGGGTGCCGGTGCGCCGGGTCGCGGGGCGGCTGGTCACCACGGTCTTCGACCTGATGCTGGCCCAGTACGGTGTCGTACGCCCCGGGCTGCCGGGCAGCTGGCCCACCGGGTACGACGACGCGAGCCAGCCGTACACCCCGGCCTGGCAGGAGACGATCACCTCGGTCCCGGCGGTGCAGGCGGCGCGGATCGGCCGCGAGTTCGCCCGCAACGCGGAGCGCACCCAGGGCCGTTCGATGATCGCGATGGGTGCGGGCACCAACCACTGGTTCCACTCCGACACCATCTACCGGGCGTTCCTGGCGCTGACGACGATGACGGGCTGCCAGGGCGTCAACGGTGGGGGCTGGGCGCACTACGTCGGGCAGGAGAAGGTGCGCCCGGTCACCGGGCAGCAGCACCTGTCGTTCGCCTTCGACTGGCAGCGGCCCACGCGGCACATGGCGGGCACGTCGTACTGGTACCTCAACTCCGACCAGTGGCGCTACGAGGCGTTCGGACCGGATGAGCTGGCCTCGCCGCTCGGCAGCGGCCGGTTCAAGGGCAAGGCGTTCGCGGACACTCTCGCGCAGGCCGTGCGGCTGGGCTGGACGCCCGGCCACCCCGGTTTCAACCGCAACCCCCTCGATGTGACGGACGAGGCAGCCGCCGCGGGCCGGCCGGTCGCGGAGCACATCGTCGACGAACTCAAGTCCGGCAGGCTGCGGTTCGCTGTCGAGGACCCGGACGACCCGGCGAACTTCCCCCGCGTGCTGACCGTGTGGCGGGCCAACCTGCTGGGCTCCTCCGGCAAGGGCAACGAGTACTTCCTGCGGCACCTGCTGGGCACCGACGCGGCCGTACGCTCCGAGGAGACCCCGCCCGAGGGGCGCCCGAAGGACGTGGTGTGGCGGGACGAGGCCCCCGAGGGCAAGCTCGACCTGCTGGTCACGATGGACTTCCGGATGACCTCCACCGGCCTGCTCTCCGACGTCGTCCTGCCGGCCGCGACCTGGTACGAGAAGGACGACCTGTCCAGCACGGACATGCACCCCTTCGTGCACGCCTTCACCCCGGCCATCGCCCCGCCCTGGCAGGCCCGCACCGACTACGACACCTTCCTGACCATGGCCGACAAGTTCAGCGAGCTGGCCGCCGAGCACCTGGGCACCCGTACCGACGTCATCGCCGTGCCGCTGCTGCACGACACCCCCGACGAACTCGCCCAGCCCGGCGGGACCGTACGGGACTGGAAGAACGGCGAGTGCGAGCCGATCCCCGGGCGCACCATGCCGAAGCTCGTCGTCATCGAACGGGACTACGCGGCCGTGGCGCAGAAGATGCGCGCCATCGGCCCGCTGCTGGACACCCTGGGCACCACCACCAAGGGCGTCACCGTCCACCCGAACCAGGAGATCGACGAGCTGCGGCGTCACAACGGCGCCGTCAGGGAAGGGATCGCCGCCGGACGGCCCTCCCTCGCCACCGCCTCCGACATGTGCGAGGCGATCCTCGCCCTGTCCGGCACCACCAACGGGCGCCTGGCCACCGAGGGCTTCCGGGAGCTGGAGCGGCAGACCGGCAGCAAGGGCCTGGTGGAACTGGCCTCCGAACGCGAGGCCGAGCGCATCACCTTCGCCGACACCCGCACCCAGCCGCGCGCGGTCATCACCTCGTACGAATGGTCGGGCTCGGAGACGGGCGGGCGCCGCTACTCACCGTTCGTCATCAACACCGAGCACAAGAAGCCCTGGCACACGCTCACCGGCCGCCAGCACTTCTTCGTCCAGCACGACTGGATCGCCGAACTGGGCGAGCAACTCCCCGTCTACCGACCTCCGTTGAACTCGCCACGGCACTACGGCGACGAGCACCTGCACGACAGCGGGCGCGCCGAGGTCACCGTCCGCTACCTGACCCCGCACTCCAAGTGGTCCATCCACTCGAACTACCAGGACAACAAGTACATGCTCGACCTGTCCCGCGGCGGCCCGACGATCTGGATGTCCACCGAGGACGCCGAGAAGATCGGCGTCAAGGACAACGAGTGGATCGAGGCGTACAACCGCAACGGCGTCGTCGCCGCCCGCGCCGTGGTCACCCATCGCATGCCCGAGGGCACCGTCTACATGCACCACGCCCAGGACCGCAACGTGAACGTCCCGAAGACCGAGGTCAGCGGCAAGCGGGGCGGCATCCACAACTCCCTCACCCGCCTCCTGCTCAAGCCCACGCATCTCGCGGGCGGCTACGCCCAGTTCACTTACGCCTTCAACTACTACGGCCCGACCGGCAACCAGCGCGACGAGGTCACCGTCATCCGCCGCCGCAGCCAGCAAGTGGAGTACTGA